In a genomic window of Occallatibacter riparius:
- a CDS encoding DinB family protein, with product MAGALLLGVAGAQSMDNMDKPAAPKPPDSPSKVLLDRWNAVGNKLIEMAEDMPEDKYDFKPNPAERTFSAQLIHAAGANYYFINPAKGMEVPKDASKLGELKTKAQIVEFVKKAFGEGTALIQSKGDSGMNDLLIDPFSKNQARFSDFAYDFIEHSGEHYGQLVVYYRVAGLVPPESRPKK from the coding sequence ATGGCAGGAGCTTTGCTGCTTGGTGTTGCCGGCGCGCAGAGCATGGACAACATGGACAAGCCTGCGGCGCCGAAGCCACCGGACAGCCCGTCGAAGGTGCTGCTCGATCGCTGGAACGCCGTCGGCAATAAGCTGATCGAGATGGCCGAGGACATGCCCGAAGACAAGTACGACTTCAAGCCGAATCCGGCGGAGCGTACCTTTTCGGCGCAGTTGATCCACGCAGCCGGCGCCAATTACTACTTCATCAATCCGGCCAAGGGCATGGAAGTGCCGAAGGACGCATCGAAACTGGGCGAATTGAAGACGAAGGCTCAGATCGTCGAGTTTGTGAAGAAGGCGTTTGGCGAGGGTACGGCGCTGATTCAGAGCAAAGGCGACTCCGGCATGAACGACCTGTTGATCGATCCATTCTCGAAGAACCAGGCGCGGTTCAGCGACTTTGCCTATGACTTCATTGAGCATTCTGGCGAACACTATGGGCAGCTGGTCGTCTACTATCGCGTGGCGGGACTGGTGCCGCCTGAGTCGCGGCCGAAGAAGTAG
- a CDS encoding deoxyribonuclease IV: MTRRIGVHLGTSGGVSNTVLRAKEIGANTFQIFSSSPRMWRASAVDPEQAERLRELRRQYDVGPLVIHTSYLVNLCSVTEEVRRKSVEAFRGEMERALTLGAEYLVLHPGSWKGMTRHEGLKLAAESIERAIDGLPWQGTQFSVLIENTAGSECSLGGSFDQVAELVMLLRNHAPVAVCLDTCHTHVAGYDIVSAEGYEETMIQIEATVGFDAVRVWHCNDAKAARGSKLDRHQHIGRGTIGKEAFRRLLNDPRFAHSAFIAETPVDEDGDEASNVQALKRLVRKSK; the protein is encoded by the coding sequence ATGACCAGGCGTATCGGCGTTCATTTGGGCACATCGGGGGGCGTGTCCAACACGGTTTTGCGCGCGAAGGAGATTGGCGCAAACACGTTTCAGATTTTTTCGTCGAGCCCGCGTATGTGGCGTGCGTCTGCTGTCGATCCGGAACAAGCCGAGCGACTGCGCGAGTTGCGGAGGCAGTATGACGTGGGGCCGCTGGTTATCCACACAAGCTACCTGGTGAACCTCTGCTCTGTGACGGAAGAGGTGCGGCGGAAGAGCGTGGAGGCGTTTCGCGGCGAGATGGAGCGGGCGCTGACGCTGGGCGCTGAGTACCTTGTCCTGCATCCGGGTTCGTGGAAGGGGATGACGCGGCACGAGGGTCTGAAGCTTGCGGCCGAGTCGATTGAGCGCGCCATTGACGGGCTGCCGTGGCAGGGAACGCAGTTCAGCGTTTTGATTGAGAACACGGCCGGCTCGGAGTGCTCGCTGGGCGGGAGCTTCGACCAGGTAGCGGAGTTGGTGATGCTACTGCGGAACCATGCGCCCGTGGCTGTGTGTCTGGATACGTGTCATACGCATGTTGCCGGGTATGACATTGTCAGCGCCGAGGGCTACGAAGAGACGATGATCCAGATCGAGGCGACGGTGGGGTTCGACGCGGTTCGGGTGTGGCACTGCAATGATGCCAAGGCTGCGCGCGGATCGAAGCTCGACCGGCATCAGCACATCGGGCGAGGGACGATTGGCAAAGAGGCTTTCAGGCGTCTGCTGAATGATCCGCGGTTTGCGCACTCGGCGTTCATCGCGGAGACGCCGGTGGATGAAGACGGCGATGAGGCCAGCAATGTGCAGGCGCTGAAGCGCCTGGTACGCAAATCGAAATAG
- a CDS encoding Gfo/Idh/MocA family protein has protein sequence MMVWNRRSFLRAASAVSAGTMIPGMHLLAAQESESTKPVAANDHIQIALIGAGGQGMGDTKEAVQVPGVKLVAVADCYNGRLARSKEIWGDDVFTTRDYNEILARKDIDAVIIGTPDHWHKQASVDAMKAGKDVYCEKPMIHLYSDGPEMIETAKSTKRILQIGSQRVSSVIYAKAKELLQAGAIGKLNMVTAYWDRNSALGAWDYTVPSDASPETCDWPRFLGTAPKIAWNAEHFFQWRKWKAYGSGVAGDLFVHLFSGTHFITGSNGPVRAIATGGLRYWRDGRDVDDVMLGLFDYREGFNLSLRVNFVSGGEESEVLLFTGDEGTIEIGWSGLTVTRVPRAKAPGYTVGTFPEDIRKATVAEYDKKYPPHSDDSSLGGSEKYAAPKGYSDSYDHFRNFFDSVRTRKQPVEDAVFGYRAAGAALLSNLSAEKGQVVHWDPDAMRLV, from the coding sequence ATGATGGTTTGGAATCGCAGAAGCTTTCTGCGCGCTGCCAGCGCGGTTTCCGCCGGGACAATGATTCCCGGCATGCATCTACTTGCCGCGCAGGAATCGGAATCCACAAAGCCGGTTGCCGCCAACGACCATATTCAGATCGCGTTGATTGGCGCGGGCGGGCAGGGCATGGGCGACACGAAGGAGGCTGTGCAGGTGCCGGGCGTGAAGCTGGTTGCAGTGGCGGATTGCTACAACGGCCGACTGGCGCGATCGAAGGAGATCTGGGGCGACGACGTCTTCACCACGCGCGACTATAACGAGATTCTTGCGCGCAAGGACATTGACGCCGTGATCATCGGCACGCCGGACCACTGGCACAAGCAGGCGTCGGTGGACGCGATGAAGGCCGGCAAGGATGTGTATTGCGAAAAGCCGATGATCCATCTCTATTCGGATGGGCCGGAGATGATCGAAACGGCGAAGTCGACGAAACGGATTCTGCAGATTGGCAGCCAGCGCGTGAGCTCGGTGATTTATGCGAAGGCGAAGGAACTGCTGCAGGCCGGGGCGATTGGCAAGCTGAACATGGTGACGGCGTACTGGGATCGCAACTCTGCGCTGGGTGCGTGGGACTACACGGTTCCCTCGGATGCATCGCCGGAGACGTGCGACTGGCCACGCTTTCTGGGTACCGCGCCGAAGATTGCGTGGAACGCGGAGCACTTCTTCCAGTGGCGGAAATGGAAGGCATACGGCAGCGGCGTTGCGGGCGATTTGTTTGTGCATCTATTCAGCGGAACGCACTTCATCACGGGTTCGAACGGGCCGGTGCGCGCCATTGCGACCGGTGGCCTGCGTTACTGGAGGGACGGCCGCGATGTGGATGATGTGATGCTGGGGCTGTTCGATTATCGCGAAGGGTTCAATCTGAGCCTGCGCGTGAACTTTGTGAGTGGCGGCGAGGAGAGTGAGGTGCTGCTGTTCACGGGCGACGAAGGCACGATCGAGATTGGCTGGAGCGGGCTTACCGTAACGCGGGTGCCACGTGCGAAGGCGCCGGGATATACGGTGGGGACGTTTCCGGAAGACATCAGGAAAGCGACCGTTGCTGAGTACGACAAGAAGTATCCGCCGCACTCCGATGACAGCTCGCTGGGCGGCAGCGAGAAGTACGCTGCGCCGAAGGGATACTCCGACAGTTACGACCACTTCAGGAATTTCTTCGACTCGGTGCGGACGCGCAAGCAGCCGGTAGAGGATGCGGTGTTTGGATATCGCGCGGCCGGGGCTGCGTTGTTGTCGAATCTGAGCGCTGAGAAGGGGCAGGTTGTGCACTGGGACCCGGATGCGATGAGGCTGGTGTGA
- a CDS encoding class I SAM-dependent methyltransferase, whose translation MAQNWDPQAYGREGAFVHKLAGGVVEWLDAKPGERILDLGCGDGQLTAQLAAIGTNITGVDSSAAMVEAAKSRGIAAEQGSAEQLPFPANQFDAVFSNAALHWVRGQDEMMAEVHRVLKRGGRFVVEMGGHGNIAAIRVALMAVLARHGYAYREDGVNYYPTPAGYRARLERHGFSIERIELIPRPTPLPEGGMAGWLNTFRRGVLDGLPQELRPAIVNETCALLEPALKDEDGGWVADYVRLRFIAHACS comes from the coding sequence TTGGCTCAGAATTGGGACCCGCAGGCATACGGACGTGAAGGCGCATTCGTTCACAAACTCGCCGGAGGCGTCGTCGAATGGCTCGACGCGAAACCGGGCGAGCGCATCCTCGACCTCGGCTGCGGAGACGGACAGCTAACCGCGCAGCTTGCCGCCATCGGCACAAACATCACCGGGGTCGATTCATCCGCTGCAATGGTCGAAGCAGCGAAGTCTCGCGGCATTGCCGCGGAACAAGGCAGCGCAGAGCAGCTCCCTTTCCCCGCGAACCAATTCGATGCAGTCTTCTCTAACGCCGCACTGCATTGGGTCCGCGGACAAGACGAGATGATGGCCGAGGTGCATCGCGTACTCAAGCGCGGCGGCCGCTTCGTTGTAGAGATGGGCGGCCACGGAAACATTGCGGCCATTCGAGTAGCACTGATGGCCGTACTCGCGCGTCACGGATACGCCTACCGCGAAGACGGCGTCAATTACTACCCGACTCCGGCCGGCTATCGTGCGCGCCTGGAGCGGCACGGCTTTTCAATCGAGCGCATCGAACTGATCCCGCGTCCCACTCCGCTCCCAGAGGGCGGCATGGCCGGATGGCTCAACACATTCCGCCGCGGAGTGCTCGACGGCTTGCCACAGGAACTTCGCCCTGCCATCGTGAATGAAACCTGCGCTCTGCTCGAACCCGCTCTGAAAGACGAAGACGGCGGCTGGGTCGCCGACTATGTTCGCCTCCGCTTCATCGCACATGCATGCAGCTGA
- a CDS encoding TROVE domain-containing protein — MRLNVLKLSHLVTPRTHEGAPAAVISAEQALRRSVLSCMLWEREFYEDGVEIANRIRELVPRVEPEKVAALAVEAREQMKLRHAPLFLVREMARHATHRGLVAETLQRVIQRADELAEFVAIYWAGGKQPLSAQAKKGLASAFVKFDEYALAKYDRAGVVRLRDVLFLSHAKPLIAAQAELWKRLAQNELATPDTWEVALSATGREANEQAPSKRETWERLLVECKLGALALLRNLRNFQGAGVSETLVLTALAAMKTDRVLPFRFLAAARHAPQWEDSLEQAMFRSLEGRASRLAGHTVVLVDVSGSMESPLSHKSEMRRADAAYGLAILLREIAEKVTVYTFSEHARLVPSRRGMALRDALEKSQAHAGTYLGAAVRHVEENHRDGYDRLVVITDEQSHDHVQAPSGKGYVINVASNRNGVGYGEWTHIDGWSEAVVDYIAEFESLGDALA; from the coding sequence ATGCGCCTGAATGTATTGAAGCTCAGCCATCTTGTAACGCCGCGCACGCACGAGGGCGCGCCGGCCGCGGTCATCTCGGCCGAGCAGGCTCTGCGCCGCTCCGTCCTCTCCTGCATGCTGTGGGAGCGTGAGTTCTACGAGGATGGTGTCGAGATCGCAAACCGCATCCGCGAGCTTGTGCCGCGTGTCGAGCCTGAAAAGGTCGCGGCTCTCGCGGTCGAAGCGCGTGAGCAGATGAAGCTGCGTCACGCACCGCTGTTCCTGGTCCGCGAGATGGCTCGTCACGCAACGCATCGCGGCCTCGTGGCCGAAACGCTGCAGCGCGTGATCCAGCGTGCCGACGAGCTCGCCGAGTTCGTCGCCATCTACTGGGCGGGCGGAAAGCAGCCGCTCTCCGCGCAGGCCAAGAAGGGACTCGCAAGCGCCTTCGTCAAGTTCGACGAGTACGCGCTCGCGAAGTACGATCGTGCCGGCGTTGTCCGCCTGCGTGACGTGCTGTTCCTTTCGCACGCCAAGCCCCTGATCGCGGCGCAAGCCGAGCTCTGGAAGCGCCTCGCGCAGAACGAGCTCGCCACGCCCGATACGTGGGAGGTTGCGCTGTCTGCAACCGGCCGCGAGGCCAACGAGCAGGCTCCGTCCAAGCGCGAGACCTGGGAGCGGCTCCTGGTCGAGTGCAAGCTCGGCGCGCTGGCGCTTCTGCGTAACCTGCGCAACTTTCAGGGGGCTGGCGTGAGTGAAACTCTCGTGCTCACCGCGCTAGCAGCCATGAAGACGGATCGGGTACTTCCCTTCCGCTTTCTGGCCGCTGCACGTCACGCGCCCCAGTGGGAGGACTCGCTCGAGCAGGCAATGTTCCGCTCGCTTGAGGGCCGAGCATCTCGGCTGGCAGGCCACACCGTCGTGCTTGTCGACGTCTCCGGCTCCATGGAGTCGCCGCTGTCGCACAAGTCCGAGATGCGCCGTGCTGACGCCGCCTACGGATTGGCAATCCTGCTGCGCGAGATCGCAGAGAAGGTCACGGTTTACACCTTCTCTGAGCACGCGCGGCTGGTTCCCTCGCGCCGCGGTATGGCGCTGCGTGATGCCCTGGAGAAGAGCCAGGCCCACGCGGGAACGTACCTCGGAGCGGCCGTGCGCCACGTCGAAGAGAACCACCGTGACGGTTACGACCGCCTGGTGGTCATCACTGACGAGCAGTCGCACGACCACGTGCAGGCGCCCAGCGGCAAGGGCTACGTGATCAACGTAGCCTCCAACCGCAACGGCGTGGGCTATGGCGAGTGGACGCACATCGATGGCTGGAGCGAGGCTGTGGTCGATTACATCGCCGAGTTCGAGTCGCTCGGAGATGCACTCGCTTGA
- a CDS encoding aquaporin: MRNSGAHIRPRIEGSRKGSLPLQDSPTGPGRGEDVSEPSVEWRTYWNQEEFMKKYIAEAVGTFILVLFGCGTAVIAGDKVGVVGIAFAFGFALIAAAYGIGPVSGCHINPAVSLGVWAAGRMSLKDMLGYWVGQFVGGFAGASVLLVLAGGVSHGLGQNGWGPGYQGEYGMGAAIVFEFTATLIFLVVILGATHKAAPAGFAGLVIGIALVAIHLLGIRITGTSVNPARSFGPALLVGGTALSQVWLFLVVPCVGALVAGWLFRSKVLEVTEATEVKGGRQIVGA, from the coding sequence CTGCGAAACTCCGGAGCGCATATCCGGCCGCGCATAGAAGGCAGTCGAAAAGGCAGCCTTCCCCTTCAGGACTCTCCCACTGGTCCCGGGCGCGGCGAAGATGTTTCTGAACCAAGCGTCGAATGGCGCACCTACTGGAATCAGGAGGAGTTCATGAAGAAGTACATTGCAGAAGCGGTTGGCACGTTCATCCTGGTGCTGTTTGGCTGCGGGACTGCCGTGATAGCCGGCGACAAGGTTGGAGTCGTCGGGATCGCATTCGCATTCGGATTCGCTCTGATCGCCGCAGCTTATGGGATTGGCCCTGTCTCCGGATGTCACATCAATCCGGCCGTGAGCCTGGGTGTGTGGGCTGCGGGTCGCATGTCGTTGAAGGATATGTTGGGCTACTGGGTTGGGCAATTCGTAGGAGGATTCGCTGGTGCCAGTGTGCTGCTGGTGCTGGCCGGCGGTGTGAGCCATGGCCTGGGACAGAACGGCTGGGGGCCGGGGTACCAAGGCGAGTATGGAATGGGCGCCGCGATTGTTTTCGAATTCACGGCGACATTAATCTTTCTTGTCGTGATTCTTGGCGCCACGCACAAAGCAGCGCCGGCTGGATTTGCAGGGCTGGTGATCGGCATCGCGCTGGTCGCGATTCATCTGTTGGGAATCCGGATCACGGGCACCAGCGTGAATCCTGCGCGGAGTTTTGGGCCGGCCTTGCTGGTGGGCGGCACGGCGCTGTCGCAGGTCTGGCTATTCCTCGTAGTGCCATGCGTAGGAGCTCTGGTGGCGGGATGGTTGTTCCGCAGCAAGGTTCTGGAAGTGACTGAAGCCACCGAGGTGAAAGGGGGCCGCCAGATCGTTGGCGCCTGA
- the opgC gene encoding OpgC domain-containing protein — protein MPIAKHLHLPKLERRPELDALRGLFLVWMTITHLPTRFSDFVNQPLGFVSSAEGFVFISALLIGRLYIRELVQNPRNARAKLWKRSLKIYSYHLVMLALAFTVLAEIAIHTHKAALNNLLNFYFAHPLVAIAGSVLLIYCPPLLDILPMYVTFLFFTPVVLSAAVRWGWRWILAASGLVWLLAQFGLRDIIHNAIVHVTHLPIPLQESGAFNLFAWQMIWTVGMWLGAKSAMEGVPLNKIPGWLAAVSAAVCVFFIGVRFGWFGPHLTPQSLGVKLDKWQIGPLRVINLAAFMVCAYWSRKYVLKLIHREPFITLGMASLRVFCAHIVFVFAGLTMLYGDFNSDGLDQLHGIPAIALLACTFASLIWLASLEVRNKRRQKQLRAAAVTPIRDSETKPELAKTGT, from the coding sequence ATGCCGATAGCCAAACACCTTCATCTACCCAAGCTCGAACGCCGGCCGGAGCTCGATGCGCTCCGCGGCCTCTTCCTGGTGTGGATGACAATCACGCACCTGCCCACGCGATTCAGCGACTTCGTGAACCAGCCGCTGGGCTTCGTCTCGTCGGCGGAAGGCTTCGTCTTCATCTCGGCTCTGCTCATCGGCCGCCTCTACATCCGCGAGCTGGTGCAAAATCCGCGCAACGCCCGCGCCAAGCTCTGGAAGCGCTCGCTCAAGATCTATAGCTACCACCTCGTCATGCTGGCTTTGGCATTCACAGTGCTCGCCGAAATCGCCATCCACACCCACAAGGCTGCGCTCAATAACCTGCTCAACTTCTACTTCGCGCACCCCCTTGTAGCCATCGCCGGGTCGGTTTTGCTCATCTACTGTCCGCCGCTACTCGACATTCTTCCCATGTACGTCACCTTCCTCTTCTTCACACCCGTTGTTCTGAGCGCAGCAGTGCGCTGGGGCTGGAGGTGGATTCTCGCAGCCAGCGGGCTGGTCTGGCTGCTCGCGCAGTTCGGCCTCCGCGACATCATCCACAACGCCATCGTGCACGTCACCCATCTGCCCATTCCGCTGCAGGAGAGTGGCGCCTTCAATCTGTTCGCGTGGCAGATGATCTGGACCGTCGGCATGTGGCTCGGTGCAAAATCCGCCATGGAAGGTGTGCCGCTCAACAAGATTCCCGGCTGGCTGGCTGCCGTTTCCGCCGCGGTCTGCGTCTTCTTCATCGGCGTGCGCTTCGGTTGGTTCGGCCCGCACCTCACGCCGCAGAGCCTCGGAGTCAAGCTCGATAAGTGGCAGATCGGCCCGCTCCGCGTCATCAACCTCGCCGCGTTCATGGTCTGCGCCTACTGGTCCCGAAAATACGTACTCAAGCTCATTCACCGCGAACCGTTCATCACCCTCGGCATGGCTTCCCTGCGCGTCTTCTGCGCGCACATCGTCTTCGTGTTCGCTGGCCTGACCATGCTCTATGGCGACTTCAACTCCGACGGCCTCGACCAGCTCCACGGAATCCCCGCCATCGCGTTGCTGGCCTGCACCTTCGCGTCGCTCATCTGGCTCGCCTCGCTCGAAGTGCGCAACAAGCGCCGCCAGAAGCAACTTCGCGCCGCCGCAGTCACGCCGATCAGGGACTCTGAAACCAAGCCCGAACTCGCCAAAACCGGTACCTAA
- a CDS encoding TonB-dependent receptor, producing the protein MSGISPAARFFCRVVLFALCCLASLTAHAQSTFGSILGTVRDSSGAVIPGAAVTLINAGTAALRTAQTDQDGNYAFNNIDAGVYELKLSAASFAPVAVPLIQLTAREVRRVDAVLQPASTTQTIEIIDPPLVINTETSGITQTKIGEELVRLPVAVFARSTGSTSPISTLTTEAGVQVDDTGNLAVMGTTPALLSLTIDGISSVGVEYSGPVNEMFPSFNSIEEIQISALNNNAEFSGVADITTVSKAGTIKYHGGVFENHQNTVFNAGNPFALSKPKIIMNDFGGTLGGPLRFRRGGASPSTFFFISYEGLRLPRETPIVLSVPSMDMRNGNLVNYIAGQGVDAIYQPDGTPIDPANVPVSSNSAAILEHLFPTPNIGAADSYANNYQINFPSPISTNQGDIRLDHNFSDKQRVFARFSYKNRQVITAPSADCVYTYCAEAGSPLQGGYNTPEIDEGLTFAHTYVFTPALLNEFRGGYNAQHTSETQSYSTTELLDKVGLTVPQPSMQYSEAPQVLINGFMSTGAGNPGVQRGQIIQLLDNVTWIHHTHTFKFGADLKRISDHDDNVFGNYRSGWYVFDGSSPVGTNIGDPYAAFLLGYPDWTEVSTTNRPTMDGLGYSYAFFAQDDWKVTPSLTLNLGLRYELHPPIKEQHGNTAFFQPDFNGAGTDGTTVHGTVVVPSESALQYTSADFAGAIAPTPITTANQAGIPTGLHFTDHQDWGPRIGFAWRPFHNEKTVLRGGWGRFIETPLGFSLVAGWAVHSSYVGTYNQAFADDGVTPLLSFQDPFNSSAGSYTGTAGFYYAYPIHYQDPSVQQWNLTFERDLGRGTGMRLSYAGSHGHNLDAMVDLNQVPANPYGYYNTDPAPAATGSCITNAGSDGTLVADHRPYPCWSVIQSVVNAAESNYNSATAEVSRRAGSDLTFDASYTWTRDLSNAGGSVPNAFAISGGTFLTDRFHPGRDYGNVMFDRRHRFLATYLYELPFGRGKQWLNSGGALNQVIGGWQLGGVTIWQSGAFLTPYQQSIDPANTNILTTVGQARTDQLPHVPLYAQHRTTAQWLNPDAFPYQNLATPDGNGIGRFGNAPVGAVVGPGTVNFSVSTSKGFSLTEGARLLFTVEAANLFNHRNYETPNMQVDSSGFGAITGLSDEEGAGPRSLELAARITF; encoded by the coding sequence ATGTCAGGAATCTCCCCCGCGGCCCGATTCTTCTGCCGGGTCGTCTTATTTGCGCTTTGTTGCCTTGCGTCACTCACAGCGCACGCGCAGTCCACATTCGGCTCCATCCTCGGTACAGTGCGTGATTCCTCCGGCGCCGTGATCCCCGGAGCCGCCGTCACTCTCATCAACGCCGGCACCGCCGCGCTGCGCACTGCGCAGACTGACCAGGACGGTAACTACGCCTTCAACAACATCGATGCAGGCGTCTACGAACTCAAACTGAGCGCGGCCTCCTTTGCCCCTGTTGCAGTGCCACTGATTCAGCTCACTGCTCGCGAGGTCCGCCGCGTTGACGCTGTCCTGCAGCCCGCCTCCACCACCCAGACCATCGAAATCATCGATCCGCCCCTCGTCATCAACACTGAAACCTCCGGCATCACGCAGACCAAAATAGGCGAAGAACTCGTTCGGCTCCCCGTCGCTGTTTTTGCGCGCTCCACCGGTTCCACCAGCCCCATCTCCACGCTCACCACTGAAGCAGGCGTGCAGGTCGATGACACCGGCAACCTCGCCGTGATGGGAACCACTCCCGCCCTGCTCAGCCTCACCATCGACGGCATCTCCAGCGTGGGCGTCGAATACTCCGGCCCCGTGAACGAGATGTTCCCTTCGTTCAACTCCATCGAAGAAATCCAGATCAGCGCCTTGAACAACAACGCCGAGTTCTCCGGCGTCGCCGACATCACCACCGTCTCCAAGGCCGGCACAATCAAGTATCACGGCGGTGTCTTTGAGAATCACCAGAACACCGTCTTCAACGCCGGCAACCCCTTCGCGCTCTCCAAGCCGAAAATCATCATGAATGACTTCGGCGGCACCCTCGGCGGCCCGCTGCGCTTCAGGCGCGGCGGCGCCAGCCCCAGCACCTTCTTCTTCATCAGCTATGAAGGCCTGCGCCTGCCCCGCGAAACGCCAATCGTCCTCAGTGTTCCATCAATGGACATGCGCAACGGAAACCTGGTCAACTACATCGCCGGCCAGGGCGTCGATGCAATCTACCAGCCCGACGGCACGCCCATCGATCCCGCCAACGTCCCCGTCTCCTCCAACTCCGCGGCCATACTCGAGCATTTGTTCCCCACCCCGAACATCGGCGCCGCAGACTCCTACGCCAACAACTACCAGATCAACTTCCCTTCGCCCATCTCCACCAATCAGGGCGACATCCGCCTCGACCACAACTTCTCTGACAAGCAGCGGGTCTTCGCACGCTTCTCCTACAAGAACCGTCAGGTCATCACCGCGCCCTCAGCCGACTGCGTCTATACCTACTGCGCTGAAGCCGGCAGCCCTCTCCAGGGGGGATACAACACGCCCGAGATCGACGAAGGCCTGACCTTCGCGCATACCTACGTCTTCACCCCTGCGTTGCTCAACGAGTTCCGCGGCGGCTACAACGCGCAGCACACGTCGGAAACCCAGAGCTACTCCACCACCGAACTCCTCGACAAAGTCGGACTCACCGTTCCGCAGCCCAGCATGCAGTACTCTGAAGCTCCGCAGGTCCTCATCAACGGATTCATGTCCACCGGCGCAGGCAATCCCGGCGTGCAGCGCGGCCAGATCATCCAGCTTCTCGACAACGTCACCTGGATTCATCACACCCACACCTTCAAGTTCGGAGCCGACCTCAAGCGCATCAGCGACCACGACGACAACGTCTTCGGCAACTATCGCTCCGGTTGGTATGTCTTCGACGGCAGCTCTCCTGTCGGCACCAACATCGGCGATCCCTACGCCGCATTCCTGCTCGGCTATCCCGATTGGACCGAAGTCAGCACCACCAACCGCCCCACCATGGATGGCCTTGGCTACTCCTACGCCTTCTTCGCACAGGACGACTGGAAGGTAACGCCCTCCCTCACGCTAAACCTCGGCCTTCGCTACGAGCTGCATCCGCCCATCAAGGAGCAGCACGGAAACACCGCCTTTTTCCAGCCCGACTTCAACGGCGCCGGCACCGACGGCACCACCGTCCATGGCACAGTCGTCGTCCCCAGCGAGTCCGCCCTCCAATACACGTCCGCCGACTTCGCCGGCGCGATCGCTCCCACGCCCATCACGACCGCAAACCAGGCAGGAATTCCCACTGGCCTCCACTTCACCGATCACCAGGACTGGGGCCCGCGCATCGGCTTTGCCTGGCGTCCCTTCCACAACGAAAAGACTGTCCTGCGCGGCGGCTGGGGACGTTTCATCGAAACACCCCTCGGCTTCTCGCTCGTCGCCGGCTGGGCCGTACACTCCAGCTACGTCGGCACCTACAACCAGGCCTTCGCCGATGACGGCGTCACCCCGCTGCTGTCCTTCCAGGATCCCTTCAACTCGTCCGCCGGCAGCTACACCGGAACCGCGGGCTTCTACTACGCCTATCCGATCCACTATCAGGACCCATCCGTCCAGCAGTGGAACCTGACCTTCGAGCGCGACCTCGGCCGCGGCACCGGCATGCGCCTCTCCTACGCCGGCAGCCACGGACACAACCTCGACGCCATGGTCGACCTCAACCAAGTCCCCGCCAATCCTTACGGCTACTACAACACTGACCCCGCACCCGCCGCCACTGGCTCCTGCATCACCAACGCGGGATCAGATGGTACGCTCGTCGCCGACCACCGCCCATACCCCTGCTGGAGCGTCATCCAGAGCGTCGTCAACGCAGCCGAGAGCAACTACAACTCCGCCACTGCCGAAGTCTCGCGAAGAGCCGGCTCGGATCTCACCTTCGACGCCAGCTACACCTGGACCCGCGATCTCTCCAACGCCGGCGGTTCAGTCCCCAACGCCTTCGCCATTTCCGGTGGAACCTTCCTCACCGACCGCTTCCATCCCGGACGCGACTACGGCAACGTCATGTTCGATCGCCGCCATCGATTCCTCGCCACCTATCTGTATGAATTGCCCTTCGGCCGCGGAAAACAGTGGCTCAATTCGGGCGGAGCATTGAACCAGGTCATCGGCGGCTGGCAGCTTGGCGGAGTCACCATCTGGCAATCCGGTGCATTCCTGACTCCTTACCAGCAATCCATCGACCCGGCCAACACCAACATCCTCACCACCGTCGGCCAGGCGCGCACCGATCAACTCCCGCACGTGCCCCTCTACGCCCAGCACCGCACTACCGCGCAGTGGCTCAACCCTGACGCCTTCCCTTACCAGAACCTCGCCACTCCCGACGGCAATGGCATCGGCCGCTTCGGCAACGCTCCAGTCGGCGCAGTCGTCGGCCCCGGCACCGTCAACTTCTCGGTTTCAACCAGCAAGGGCTTCTCGCTCACCGAGGGCGCCCGCCTGCTGTTCACCGTCGAAGCCGCCAACCTCTTCAATCATCGCAATTACGAAACGCCCAACATGCAGGTCGACTCCAGCGGCTTCGGCGCCATCACCGGCCTATCAGACGAAGAAGGCGCCGGCCCCAGAAGCCTCGAACTAGCCGCCCGCATCACGTTTTGA